A single genomic interval of Terriglobus albidus harbors:
- a CDS encoding CocE/NonD family hydrolase, which yields MTKWLRYSLGALALLVVVLLASWPWVKARLQAVAVLKTLSHEPIPLPVRAVTASNVLTQDVAIPTANGTLRGRLYSPAGISGAPGMVIVHGVHHLGMNEPRLELFASAMASCGLQVLTPELPAIADYRIGPESVSAIGDSARWFAQQTGGKVSVLGLSFSGGLALLAAEQPAYAAEMKMVFAVGSQANMQRVARYYRTGQDLRPDGSVQTLTAHEYGPLVMEYEHMEDFASAADRAALSGVLKEHLYEDGAGERRALQTLTPAQRVVVAQLLKTADARTVTLLAANEIKHAREMEAVSPDRDLQSVGVPVFLLHGEADNVIPSAETLWLAKGLRPQVLEGALVSPLISHVEMGKSPGAADAWRLVNFIARMMRRAEQ from the coding sequence GTGACGAAATGGTTGCGGTACTCCCTTGGAGCGCTGGCTCTTCTGGTCGTTGTGTTGCTTGCGAGCTGGCCTTGGGTTAAGGCTCGGCTGCAGGCAGTGGCGGTGTTGAAGACACTTAGCCATGAGCCGATTCCGTTGCCGGTGCGGGCCGTGACGGCTTCGAATGTTCTGACGCAGGACGTTGCTATCCCCACGGCAAATGGCACGTTGCGTGGGCGGCTGTATTCGCCCGCAGGGATAAGCGGTGCGCCGGGCATGGTGATTGTGCATGGAGTCCATCACCTTGGGATGAACGAGCCGCGACTGGAGCTCTTTGCTTCGGCGATGGCGAGTTGTGGGCTGCAGGTTCTGACTCCGGAGCTTCCGGCGATTGCGGACTACCGCATCGGACCTGAGAGCGTGTCGGCAATCGGTGACAGCGCTCGGTGGTTCGCGCAACAGACTGGTGGCAAGGTGAGTGTGCTGGGACTGAGCTTCTCGGGCGGGCTAGCGTTGCTGGCGGCAGAACAGCCTGCGTACGCGGCAGAGATGAAGATGGTCTTCGCGGTAGGGTCGCAGGCCAATATGCAGCGGGTGGCTCGGTACTACCGCACGGGGCAGGATCTTCGCCCCGATGGATCGGTCCAGACTCTGACGGCACACGAGTATGGGCCGCTGGTGATGGAGTACGAGCACATGGAAGACTTCGCCTCGGCAGCAGACCGGGCAGCGTTGAGTGGAGTTCTAAAAGAACACCTGTATGAGGACGGCGCAGGGGAGCGGAGAGCGCTGCAGACGTTGACACCCGCACAGCGCGTGGTCGTAGCGCAACTGCTGAAGACGGCTGATGCACGGACAGTCACCTTGCTTGCGGCAAACGAGATAAAACATGCCCGGGAGATGGAAGCAGTCTCGCCGGACCGCGATCTACAGTCTGTCGGCGTGCCGGTCTTTCTGTTGCATGGAGAGGCCGACAATGTAATTCCGTCGGCGGAGACACTGTGGTTGGCGAAGGGGCTGCGTCCGCAGGTGCTTGAGGGTGCTCTGGTAAGCCCGTTGATCTCCCATGTGGAGATGGGGAAGTCCCCTGGCGCAGCAGATGCGTGGCGGCTGGTGAATTTTATTGCCAGAATGATGCGTCGGGCGGAGCAGTAG
- a CDS encoding threonine ammonia-lyase, whose protein sequence is MIATELVGLTEIEAAQKRIAGVAVRTGIYKLEGEAASKLPYEVWIKAESEQPIGSFKLRGAFNKVASLDKDALSRGVITYSSGNHAQGVAYAGRELGSKAVIVMPENAPIVKREATLALGAEVVLVGPASKERKEKAEQLEAEHGYTMVPPYDDPYIVAGQATCGAEIVEQAPDVDVVLSPVSGGGLLSGISTAVKLKKPSAKVFGVEPEVAGDATESFAKKELVEWPAEKTVRTIADGLRTQSLGVLNFAHVMEYTDNIFTVSEEEIVAALKVYLNETNLVPEPSGAVTLAGALFHPEKLPAGTKKVVVVLSGGNIDPALKAQLQGS, encoded by the coding sequence ATGATCGCGACGGAGTTGGTCGGGCTGACGGAGATTGAGGCTGCGCAGAAGCGTATCGCTGGAGTGGCGGTACGGACCGGGATCTACAAACTCGAAGGTGAAGCTGCCTCCAAACTGCCCTACGAGGTCTGGATTAAGGCCGAGAGTGAGCAGCCAATCGGTAGTTTCAAGCTCCGCGGCGCCTTCAACAAGGTCGCATCCCTGGACAAGGATGCTCTGAGCCGCGGCGTCATCACCTACTCCAGCGGCAATCACGCCCAGGGCGTGGCTTATGCCGGACGGGAACTGGGATCGAAGGCTGTCATCGTTATGCCGGAGAACGCTCCGATCGTAAAGCGCGAGGCGACGCTTGCTCTGGGAGCCGAGGTGGTGCTGGTCGGTCCCGCCAGCAAGGAGCGTAAGGAGAAGGCCGAGCAGCTTGAGGCTGAGCATGGATACACGATGGTGCCGCCGTACGACGATCCATACATCGTGGCCGGGCAGGCGACCTGCGGCGCGGAGATTGTGGAGCAGGCTCCGGATGTGGACGTAGTGTTGAGCCCGGTGAGTGGTGGCGGTTTGCTGAGCGGTATCTCTACCGCAGTGAAGCTGAAGAAGCCGTCGGCGAAGGTCTTCGGTGTCGAGCCTGAGGTCGCCGGAGACGCTACAGAAAGCTTCGCCAAGAAGGAGCTGGTGGAGTGGCCGGCGGAGAAGACTGTGCGCACCATTGCGGACGGCCTGCGCACGCAGAGCCTGGGCGTGCTGAACTTCGCCCACGTGATGGAGTACACCGACAACATCTTCACGGTGAGTGAAGAGGAGATCGTTGCGGCGCTGAAGGTATACCTGAACGAAACGAACCTGGTGCCGGAGCCGAGTGGGGCGGTGACACTGGCTGGCGCGCTCTTTCACCCGGAGAAGTTGCCAGCCGGGACGAAGAAGGTTGTTGTGGTGTTGAGTGGCGGTAATATCGACCCGGCATTGAAGGCGCAGTTGCAGGGGAGCTAG
- a CDS encoding SH3 domain-containing protein — protein MKRLVIGVMVCAAAMCGAQKKSKLPPQYQGAARATVLHTANVYVAAEAGSQRVSVVTPGHEVTIMDRSPGWVRVFANTDEPEQNDYDAPEIQDDSQSSPVSGWIKDKGVVGPGTANGDRLIFGAAVIAESQAYAPHAPKDAAAMAHFLYKRMFEYFPQSPLAGEAAWRSADIRWQLQKADFATLPSAKEQDPNLRPRLYEDELKKVIKYFPGSKYAAMAAYELIDQKLCGDWQGLPKCPDKETDYYEKYAKEYPDGPKTAEALWQAVYRQGVVSSMYLAEENKKKADNAASHASSLNDQLQSRFGSTDWAARGSALIYRLQQGIPVYGNDRD, from the coding sequence ATGAAGCGGCTTGTGATTGGGGTGATGGTCTGCGCCGCCGCGATGTGCGGCGCGCAGAAGAAGTCGAAGCTGCCGCCGCAGTACCAGGGAGCGGCGCGGGCGACGGTGTTGCATACGGCGAATGTGTATGTTGCCGCCGAAGCTGGGTCGCAGAGGGTGAGCGTTGTGACGCCCGGGCACGAAGTCACCATCATGGACCGCTCCCCGGGATGGGTACGTGTCTTTGCCAATACCGACGAGCCGGAGCAGAATGACTACGACGCTCCAGAGATTCAGGACGACAGCCAATCGTCGCCGGTGAGCGGATGGATCAAGGACAAGGGAGTCGTCGGCCCTGGGACTGCGAACGGCGACAGGCTGATCTTCGGCGCGGCAGTCATTGCCGAGTCGCAGGCATATGCACCGCATGCGCCCAAGGATGCGGCTGCGATGGCCCATTTCCTATACAAGCGCATGTTCGAATACTTCCCACAGTCTCCATTGGCAGGCGAAGCAGCGTGGAGATCGGCGGATATCCGCTGGCAGTTGCAGAAGGCAGATTTCGCAACGCTACCATCGGCGAAGGAACAGGATCCCAATCTGCGTCCGCGCCTGTATGAGGATGAGCTGAAGAAAGTCATCAAGTACTTTCCGGGATCGAAGTATGCTGCGATGGCCGCGTATGAGCTGATCGACCAGAAGCTATGCGGCGACTGGCAGGGTCTGCCGAAATGTCCGGATAAAGAGACCGACTACTACGAGAAATATGCCAAGGAGTATCCGGATGGCCCTAAGACGGCTGAGGCGCTCTGGCAGGCGGTCTACCGTCAAGGTGTCGTGAGCAGCATGTATCTGGCCGAGGAGAACAAGAAGAAGGCAGATAATGCGGCCTCTCATGCCAGCTCGTTGAATGACCAGTTACAGTCTCGCTTTGGCTCGACAGACTGGGCTGCGCGCGGCTCGGCGCTGATCTACCGGTTGCAGCAGGGGATTCCTGTTTACGGAAACGATCGCGATTAG
- a CDS encoding undecaprenyl-diphosphate phosphatase, protein MNDYLLSVILGIIEGLTEFLPVSSTGHLRIAEAVLHLSLDDAYWKMYTIVIQLGAILALLLLFRHRIIGYLHTFPKGKRGDKTVLTHPVSLTLIAFVCTAIPAKILDKVIGKNLENLTVIAWALVIGGIVMWVVDTWASKQTSRTNHVDNMSLGQAIWVGLCQILSAAVPGTSRSMSTIAAGQLAGMNRETALEFSFLISIPTMIAATGYSLLKALRPKAAAGETLTPLVMTGHDWVVLAIGFVVSFIVAYGVVAWFLAWVRNRGFTPFAIYRIIVGVALLAWLKMHV, encoded by the coding sequence TTGAACGATTATCTGTTGAGTGTCATCCTTGGCATCATCGAAGGATTGACTGAGTTTTTGCCGGTGAGTTCGACCGGACATCTGCGCATCGCCGAGGCGGTGCTGCATCTTTCGCTCGACGATGCCTACTGGAAGATGTACACCATTGTGATTCAGCTTGGCGCTATTCTGGCGCTGCTGCTGCTCTTCCGCCATCGCATCATCGGCTACCTGCACACCTTCCCCAAAGGCAAGCGCGGCGATAAGACGGTGTTGACCCATCCGGTCTCGCTCACATTGATTGCTTTTGTCTGCACGGCGATTCCGGCAAAGATTCTGGACAAGGTGATTGGAAAGAACCTGGAGAATCTGACGGTGATCGCCTGGGCGCTGGTGATTGGCGGCATCGTGATGTGGGTCGTCGATACATGGGCCTCGAAGCAGACCTCGCGTACCAACCATGTGGACAACATGTCCCTCGGCCAGGCCATCTGGGTCGGTCTATGCCAGATTCTCAGTGCGGCCGTGCCGGGCACTTCGCGTTCGATGTCGACCATTGCAGCCGGCCAGCTTGCAGGAATGAACCGCGAGACAGCTCTGGAGTTCAGCTTCCTGATCTCGATCCCAACGATGATCGCTGCGACCGGCTATTCGCTGCTGAAGGCGCTGCGTCCCAAGGCAGCGGCCGGCGAGACGCTGACGCCACTGGTGATGACCGGCCACGACTGGGTGGTGCTGGCGATTGGTTTTGTGGTTTCGTTTATCGTCGCGTACGGCGTTGTGGCATGGTTCCTCGCCTGGGTGCGGAACCGTGGATTTACGCCGTTTGCCATCTACCGCATCATCGTAGGTGTTGCGCTGCTGGCATGGCTGAAGATGCACGTGTAG
- a CDS encoding gamma-glutamylcyclotransferase family protein, which yields MASMEVTMRLASYGTLAPGKPNHYELAGLKGRWLKGVVRGHLYESGWGAALGYPGLILDENGPEVTVHLFESSDLPAHWDRLDEFEGPGYERVVVSVSTDEGVLEAYLYALAPEASGPHRVMSLG from the coding sequence ATGGCCTCAATGGAAGTAACGATGCGTTTGGCGAGCTACGGAACCCTGGCGCCAGGCAAACCCAATCACTACGAACTGGCGGGGCTGAAGGGGCGCTGGCTGAAGGGTGTTGTTCGCGGCCATCTTTACGAGAGCGGATGGGGAGCGGCTCTCGGCTATCCCGGCCTGATTCTCGATGAGAACGGGCCGGAGGTTACGGTGCACCTCTTCGAGTCTTCTGATCTGCCAGCGCACTGGGACCGCCTTGATGAGTTTGAAGGCCCTGGCTATGAACGTGTCGTGGTATCGGTGAGCACGGACGAAGGGGTTCTGGAAGCGTATCTCTATGCACTTGCTCCGGAGGCATCCGGCCCTCATCGGGTAATGTCTTTGGGCTAA
- a CDS encoding PadR family transcriptional regulator has protein sequence MIREDSADSGSLLQGTLEMLVLKALARGPQHGYAVAEWIHHVSHQLLKVEEGALYPALHRLEMRGFLNAEWGASENNRRAKFYRLTAEGTKRLDAESQRWARLSAAVAFVMQSS, from the coding sequence ATGATTAGGGAAGATAGTGCGGATTCCGGCTCACTGCTCCAGGGGACCCTGGAGATGCTCGTTCTGAAGGCCCTCGCGCGGGGACCGCAGCATGGTTATGCGGTCGCGGAGTGGATCCACCATGTCTCACACCAGTTGCTGAAGGTGGAAGAAGGAGCGCTTTATCCCGCGCTCCATCGGCTGGAGATGCGTGGCTTTCTCAATGCAGAGTGGGGCGCCTCTGAAAACAACCGCCGCGCCAAGTTCTACCGGTTGACAGCTGAGGGAACGAAGCGACTTGACGCGGAGTCGCAGCGTTGGGCCAGGCTTTCGGCGGCAGTCGCGTTTGTCATGCAGTCTTCCTGA
- a CDS encoding ABC transporter permease — protein sequence MLPAISAFFGRLRSLFRKRRMDREMSEELEFHRERLREKYLQEGMSESAAERAARVRLGDARRWQERLREVWSFRLLEELMRDVRFSLRLLWKSPGFTAVAMATLALGVSANTAVFALIDSLLLRPLPVPAAHEMVVLDLLEDGSRPGTSFCTPFFRSLEGQSDVFQNVFAFVNDTLQVRADSGNVSVHGVMVSGQYFAAMQVKPLLGRYLTPADDKEGGSPSGFAVVISEQFWKSWFDGASDVIGRKLTIANVPFTVVGVMPKRFMGADPTQQPQIYAPMSADPIIDAPRDHLHGGTHAWWLTVMARLRPSVELDKANAALQAVSTSVLLASGGEPEWIKDEEMHHFRLAAESGSNGFAYVRSVFRKPLLTMFAMCGGLLLLACLNLASLLLARGAVRERELATRRALGATRARLVRQLMIESLLLAALGTGLGVALAPMVSHALAAMLSGGNGPDSMVLDASADWRLYGFAAAVALIASVLIGLVPALRATDGDLNEQIKNGQHAQQRHARAKLIPRLLMISQVALALILVSGAALLATSLVRLYRTGLGFDPHGVVNIAFSMDKQQLDGDQLMEIYRQIEVGLKAAPGVKEVSFQSIVPLSHRNWNGTYSTPGGVRQLIWLNSVGPEYFHTMRIAVEQGRTFTWSDSKASGMKIILNRSAAKRFFPKGDVVGRQIIDHDKGVYEVVAVVGDAKYRDVRGPATPAGYVPIQQDPQKKPSLNAVVRVDGPWAPLVPFSRELAARLAPSIPAPVIRPMDDVIDTSISTERMMALLGVFFAGCSLLVTAIGLYGTLSYTTARRTNEIGIRIALGARRLRVMMMVFRENAVLVVIGSGAGLAVAVSLSTILTSFLYETSTRDPWILAAATVTLVCVASAASILPALRASWIDPMQAIRAE from the coding sequence ATGCTCCCTGCAATCAGCGCATTTTTTGGGCGTTTGCGTTCTCTGTTCCGCAAGCGTCGCATGGACCGCGAGATGTCCGAGGAACTCGAGTTCCATCGGGAACGGCTGCGGGAGAAGTATCTCCAGGAAGGTATGTCGGAGTCCGCAGCAGAACGTGCCGCCCGCGTACGGCTCGGCGATGCGCGGCGTTGGCAGGAGCGGCTGCGTGAGGTATGGAGCTTCCGTCTCCTGGAAGAACTCATGCGCGACGTCAGGTTCTCCCTGCGTCTGCTCTGGAAATCGCCTGGATTCACTGCTGTGGCGATGGCGACGTTGGCACTTGGAGTGAGTGCAAATACCGCGGTGTTTGCGTTGATCGATAGTCTCTTGTTGCGTCCCCTGCCGGTACCGGCGGCACACGAGATGGTGGTGCTAGATCTGCTGGAGGACGGTTCACGGCCTGGTACTTCCTTCTGCACGCCGTTCTTCCGCAGCCTGGAAGGTCAGAGCGACGTCTTTCAGAATGTATTCGCATTCGTCAACGACACACTCCAGGTGCGGGCAGACTCGGGCAATGTCAGTGTCCATGGGGTGATGGTAAGTGGACAGTACTTTGCGGCAATGCAGGTGAAACCGCTATTGGGGCGTTACCTTACACCAGCCGACGACAAAGAGGGTGGAAGCCCCTCTGGATTTGCCGTCGTGATCAGTGAGCAGTTCTGGAAGAGCTGGTTCGACGGGGCTTCGGATGTGATTGGCCGGAAGTTGACGATCGCGAATGTTCCCTTCACCGTGGTCGGCGTAATGCCTAAGAGATTTATGGGAGCGGATCCGACGCAGCAACCGCAGATCTATGCGCCGATGTCGGCGGATCCAATCATCGACGCTCCACGGGATCACCTCCATGGTGGAACACACGCCTGGTGGCTTACGGTGATGGCCCGTCTGAGACCCAGTGTCGAACTTGATAAAGCGAATGCTGCCCTGCAAGCGGTTTCGACTTCCGTGTTGCTGGCATCGGGAGGGGAACCCGAGTGGATCAAGGATGAAGAGATGCATCACTTCCGGCTCGCGGCAGAATCGGGGTCCAACGGATTTGCGTATGTTCGTTCAGTGTTCCGCAAGCCTTTGCTGACGATGTTCGCGATGTGTGGCGGATTGTTGCTGCTCGCTTGTCTGAATCTGGCAAGTCTCTTGCTGGCGCGTGGAGCCGTGCGAGAGCGTGAACTGGCAACGCGGCGAGCTTTAGGGGCTACACGAGCGCGGCTGGTCCGGCAACTCATGATTGAAAGTCTGCTGCTGGCGGCGCTCGGGACGGGACTTGGGGTGGCATTAGCGCCGATGGTGAGCCATGCACTTGCGGCGATGCTTTCAGGAGGAAACGGTCCCGACAGCATGGTTCTGGATGCATCCGCAGACTGGCGTCTCTATGGTTTTGCTGCGGCGGTTGCTTTGATCGCCTCAGTACTGATCGGGCTCGTACCCGCTCTACGCGCAACCGATGGAGATTTGAATGAACAGATCAAGAACGGGCAACATGCGCAACAGAGACATGCTCGAGCAAAACTGATCCCTCGTTTGCTGATGATCTCCCAGGTGGCGTTGGCGCTGATTCTGGTCTCTGGTGCGGCTTTGCTTGCGACCAGCCTGGTACGGCTGTATCGCACGGGGCTAGGATTTGATCCGCACGGTGTGGTTAACATTGCTTTCAGCATGGACAAGCAGCAGTTGGATGGCGATCAGTTGATGGAGATTTATCGACAGATCGAGGTAGGGCTGAAGGCCGCGCCCGGTGTCAAAGAGGTGAGTTTCCAATCCATCGTTCCTCTCTCCCATCGCAATTGGAATGGCACCTATAGCACGCCCGGAGGAGTACGTCAGCTTATCTGGCTGAATAGTGTCGGGCCGGAGTACTTCCACACGATGCGCATCGCGGTGGAGCAGGGACGCACGTTCACCTGGAGTGACTCAAAAGCATCGGGCATGAAGATTATCCTGAACCGCTCCGCCGCGAAGCGGTTCTTTCCGAAGGGAGATGTTGTCGGTCGTCAGATTATCGATCACGACAAGGGAGTTTATGAGGTCGTGGCTGTGGTTGGTGACGCCAAGTATCGTGATGTACGTGGGCCTGCAACCCCAGCCGGCTATGTCCCGATCCAGCAGGATCCGCAAAAGAAGCCGTCACTCAATGCGGTTGTGCGTGTCGATGGACCGTGGGCTCCACTGGTTCCATTTTCGCGGGAGCTGGCAGCTCGGTTGGCGCCCTCCATTCCAGCGCCTGTGATCCGTCCCATGGATGATGTCATCGATACCTCAATCAGCACAGAACGGATGATGGCTCTGCTTGGAGTGTTTTTTGCAGGATGCTCGCTGTTGGTGACAGCGATCGGGCTCTACGGTACGCTCTCCTACACCACGGCGCGAAGGACGAACGAGATTGGAATCCGCATTGCCCTCGGCGCCCGGCGTCTGCGCGTGATGATGATGGTCTTCAGGGAAAACGCTGTCCTCGTTGTGATCGGCAGTGGAGCGGGATTGGCCGTAGCAGTGTCCCTCTCCACCATCTTGACGAGCTTTCTTTATGAAACTTCGACACGCGACCCATGGATATTGGCGGCAGCGACCGTGACGTTGGTGTGTGTCGCGAGCGCAGCATCGATTCTGCCCGCACTGCGAGCGTCGTGGATCGATCCCATGCAGGCCATTCGCGCTGAATGA
- a CDS encoding PQQ-binding-like beta-propeller repeat protein, which translates to MFLLACACTAASAQQAPIGWKDYLGGPESAHYSPLKQIDTGNVNKLDVAWSYLTSDDITYTFSPLVIDNIAYIAAKQGSLVAVDATTGKELWSHSFTLPGNAPSRFAGIAGMRGANYWESKDRKDRRVLVSANGYLQALDARTGQLVDSFADHGKLDLKIGLDRATRPLSSRTPGRIFENIIILGSATGEGYLAPPGDIRAFDVVTGKLLWVFHTIPRPGEFGYESWPKDAYKYMGGVDVWGEITVDPKRGIAYFPVASAKYELYGGDRKGNNLYADCLLALDARTGKHLWHYQTVHHDVWDYDPDSAPQLVTVKHNGKTVDAVALASKNGFLYVFDRLTGKPLWPIEERPVPASDVPGEVTSKTQPYPMVVPPFSRQGMTVKDMYEGFMKPEEVPWWKERLSKARTGFYTPPSTTADTINLPSVNGGALFFSTGANAADGTVYVLSKDMPSIIKLVRAGESTTANTGGLIPSRPRNVRPRTGIPTQEQMGRAVYEQNCQFCHGPELKGDRGPELDTVVSRLGIEATRNTITSGRATMPSFSSLPAPALNDLMAFLKQPDLAPLGSAPSATTQAFMRSLTGEPPYPNDVEGPPSRYKTGYGNEPYVITPPWSTITAYDLNTGKIKWKTPYGDVPQAGPSDKLRGNIYPKSGFVTTAGGLVLFAGNDSRLYVLDSATGKVIFTKDLPNGSQGVPAVYEVDGREYVLFAVSGGGTPYPEGAYIPPGGVSNPTTSKGYIAFALPAGENKR; encoded by the coding sequence GTGTTTCTGCTGGCGTGCGCCTGTACCGCTGCATCTGCGCAGCAGGCTCCTATTGGCTGGAAGGACTATCTCGGTGGACCGGAGAGTGCGCACTACTCGCCGCTAAAGCAGATCGATACCGGCAACGTGAATAAGCTCGATGTCGCCTGGAGCTATCTCACCAGTGACGACATCACCTACACCTTCAGCCCTCTGGTCATCGACAACATCGCCTATATAGCGGCGAAGCAAGGATCGCTGGTGGCGGTTGACGCGACGACGGGCAAGGAGCTGTGGAGCCATTCCTTTACGCTTCCCGGCAATGCGCCTTCGCGTTTTGCCGGCATCGCGGGTATGCGCGGCGCCAACTACTGGGAGAGCAAAGACCGCAAAGACCGTCGCGTGCTCGTCTCTGCCAACGGTTACCTCCAGGCTCTGGATGCACGCACCGGACAGCTCGTCGACTCCTTTGCCGATCACGGGAAACTCGATCTGAAGATTGGGCTCGACCGCGCTACCCGGCCTCTCTCGTCCCGCACTCCCGGCCGCATCTTTGAGAACATCATCATCCTTGGCAGCGCCACCGGTGAGGGATACCTTGCGCCTCCCGGCGACATCCGCGCCTTCGACGTGGTGACCGGCAAGCTTCTCTGGGTCTTCCACACCATTCCACGTCCGGGCGAGTTCGGATACGAGTCTTGGCCGAAGGATGCGTACAAGTACATGGGCGGCGTGGATGTATGGGGTGAGATTACAGTCGATCCCAAACGCGGCATCGCCTACTTCCCCGTCGCCTCAGCCAAGTACGAGCTCTACGGTGGAGACCGCAAGGGCAACAATCTCTATGCCGACTGCCTGCTGGCCCTCGATGCACGCACCGGTAAACATCTGTGGCACTACCAGACGGTACACCACGACGTCTGGGACTACGACCCGGATTCAGCACCACAGCTCGTCACGGTGAAGCACAACGGCAAGACAGTCGATGCGGTCGCGCTGGCGTCGAAGAACGGCTTCCTGTATGTCTTCGACAGGCTCACCGGGAAACCGCTATGGCCGATCGAAGAACGCCCGGTCCCAGCCAGCGATGTTCCAGGCGAGGTCACCTCAAAGACACAGCCCTATCCCATGGTTGTGCCTCCGTTCTCCCGCCAGGGCATGACCGTGAAAGATATGTACGAGGGCTTTATGAAGCCGGAAGAGGTGCCCTGGTGGAAAGAGCGCCTGTCCAAAGCAAGAACCGGTTTCTACACGCCTCCGTCGACAACCGCAGACACAATCAACCTCCCCAGTGTGAACGGCGGTGCTCTCTTTTTCAGCACCGGAGCAAACGCGGCTGACGGCACCGTCTATGTCCTTTCCAAAGACATGCCGTCGATCATCAAGCTTGTGCGTGCCGGCGAGTCAACCACGGCCAATACAGGCGGCCTGATCCCGAGCCGGCCGCGCAACGTGCGTCCCAGAACCGGCATTCCTACTCAGGAACAGATGGGCCGCGCCGTCTATGAGCAGAACTGCCAGTTCTGCCACGGACCGGAGCTAAAGGGCGATCGCGGACCGGAGCTCGATACCGTTGTCAGCCGGCTTGGTATAGAAGCAACGCGCAACACCATCACCAGCGGCAGAGCGACCATGCCGTCCTTCTCTTCGTTGCCGGCGCCAGCCCTGAATGATCTGATGGCCTTTCTCAAGCAGCCCGACCTCGCACCATTAGGTTCGGCGCCTTCGGCAACCACACAGGCCTTTATGCGATCGCTGACGGGTGAGCCGCCCTATCCGAATGATGTCGAAGGTCCTCCTTCCCGTTACAAGACCGGATATGGCAACGAGCCCTACGTCATCACTCCGCCCTGGAGCACCATCACCGCCTACGACCTGAATACCGGCAAGATCAAATGGAAGACGCCGTACGGCGATGTTCCCCAGGCAGGTCCCAGCGACAAGCTGCGAGGAAATATCTATCCGAAGAGTGGCTTCGTGACCACTGCAGGCGGACTGGTGCTGTTTGCCGGCAACGACTCGAGGCTTTACGTTCTGGACAGCGCCACCGGCAAGGTGATCTTCACCAAAGACCTACCCAACGGATCGCAGGGTGTCCCTGCTGTCTATGAAGTTGATGGACGCGAGTATGTCCTCTTCGCGGTGAGTGGTGGCGGCACGCCATATCCCGAGGGGGCCTACATCCCTCCTGGAGGAGTCTCCAATCCGACGACATCGAAGGGATATATCGCATTTGCACTTCCAGCCGGTGAAAACAAGCGCTAG
- a CDS encoding nuclease has protein sequence MKCIATLSKSFVRAAAGLTLGSLLLPIPAFAWGREGHFYINRAAAMAIPADMPAFLHTPENINAVEYLGPEPDRWNLLGGADLNDTLRPEHYILLDLADMAGPLPHKRLDYIRLLAAYQLTHPQTAGDFTPEKIGLQPYSAMEVYERLEAAMREYRRRIQANEDTKPVELAIVFYAGWMGHYVGDGGNPMHTSINYNGWVQENPDRYTVPGHNVHGKLENIFLPANIKQSDVTALVAPPQTFTDVFAAYVTYLRHSHTLVEKTYQIEKSGGFDGKGTPEAVQFTSERLAAAASMLRDMIYTAWTRSANPVSETSQKK, from the coding sequence ATGAAATGCATAGCTACTCTGAGCAAGTCCTTCGTACGAGCAGCAGCAGGGCTCACACTCGGCTCTCTGCTGCTGCCAATTCCCGCCTTCGCCTGGGGACGTGAAGGGCACTTCTATATCAACCGTGCGGCTGCCATGGCAATTCCTGCAGACATGCCAGCGTTCCTGCACACGCCGGAAAACATCAATGCCGTAGAGTATCTTGGCCCAGAACCGGATCGCTGGAATCTTCTTGGAGGGGCCGACCTGAACGATACGCTTCGCCCCGAACACTATATTCTGCTCGATCTGGCAGATATGGCAGGACCACTGCCCCATAAACGATTGGATTACATCCGTCTCCTCGCGGCGTATCAGCTTACACATCCACAGACAGCCGGCGACTTTACACCGGAGAAGATTGGTCTTCAGCCGTATTCCGCGATGGAGGTCTACGAGCGCCTGGAGGCAGCCATGCGTGAGTATCGTCGCCGGATTCAGGCGAACGAGGACACCAAGCCCGTCGAGCTCGCGATCGTCTTCTATGCCGGATGGATGGGCCACTACGTAGGCGACGGCGGCAATCCCATGCACACCAGCATCAACTACAACGGCTGGGTACAGGAGAACCCAGATCGCTATACAGTCCCCGGTCACAATGTCCATGGAAAGCTGGAGAATATTTTTCTTCCAGCGAACATCAAACAGTCGGATGTCACCGCGCTGGTTGCTCCACCTCAGACTTTTACGGATGTCTTTGCTGCGTATGTTACCTATCTCAGGCACTCACATACGCTGGTAGAAAAGACCTATCAGATCGAGAAATCAGGCGGCTTCGACGGAAAGGGCACTCCGGAAGCAGTGCAGTTCACCAGCGAACGGCTTGCAGCCGCCGCAAGCATGCTGCGTGACATGATCTATACGGCCTGGACCAGGAGTGCGAATCCGGTTTCAGAGACCTCCCAAAAGAAGTAA